One Glutamicibacter mishrai genomic window carries:
- a CDS encoding DUF4238 domain-containing protein, protein MSKVKRAHMVSRGYLKPWSDGQNRVEVIDIDKRKGFTTAIGNATVVNYAYESGILRNDLEGEFQKVESAGIPNLVKLRAGHALDKEEKRKTVDFLDMHLSRGRFANQVEVLTPALVLRADKDPETLLLKLGDRFLLSQYEKETLRLPELQLEDWPWVITETRGLITGDGAVLLWHREKGGPVATVSFPLSPTQLLVIGEPLAISGTQYLNDRVGVCSRRWLVGSIGSLNLEWAK, encoded by the coding sequence GAGTGATGGGCAAAATCGAGTTGAAGTCATCGATATCGATAAGCGTAAAGGGTTCACTACTGCGATCGGAAATGCAACTGTTGTCAATTATGCCTACGAGTCGGGCATCCTCAGGAATGATTTAGAAGGAGAATTTCAGAAAGTTGAAAGCGCTGGAATACCAAACTTGGTTAAACTTCGTGCTGGACATGCACTAGATAAAGAGGAAAAGCGGAAAACGGTTGATTTTCTTGATATGCACTTGAGCCGTGGCCGTTTCGCTAATCAAGTCGAAGTCTTGACACCTGCCCTAGTACTCAGGGCTGATAAGGATCCTGAAACGCTGTTGCTTAAACTTGGTGATCGATTTCTTCTGTCCCAGTATGAGAAAGAGACACTAAGGCTTCCTGAATTGCAGCTTGAAGATTGGCCATGGGTGATTACGGAAACCCGTGGACTCATTACGGGAGACGGTGCTGTTCTCTTGTGGCATCGGGAAAAAGGTGGGCCGGTTGCTACCGTCAGTTTTCCGTTATCTCCTACGCAACTACTAGTAATCGGCGAGCCGCTTGCAATTTCAGGAACACAGTATCTGAATGATCGAGTCGGTGTGTGCAGTCGACGTTGGTTGGTAGGCTCAATAGGATCGTTGAATCTAGAGTGGGCCAAATAA
- a CDS encoding gamma carbonic anhydrase family protein, which translates to MSHIITIDGSTPLLGEDVFVAPTAVLSGDVVLADRASAFYGVSVRGDSAPIRVGEGTNLQDNVVLHADAGFPCTLGAGVSVGHSAVVHGATVGDGCLVGMSATIMNGAVIGEQSLVAAGALVLEGTQVPPRSLVAGVPAKVRRELSDEEVAGLKTNADHYLELSAKHLAANA; encoded by the coding sequence ATGAGCCACATTATTACTATTGACGGGTCGACCCCACTTCTCGGCGAGGACGTTTTTGTCGCACCCACTGCAGTGCTGAGCGGGGACGTGGTGTTGGCCGATCGGGCCAGCGCGTTCTACGGGGTTTCCGTGCGCGGGGATTCCGCCCCGATTCGCGTGGGCGAAGGCACCAACTTGCAGGACAACGTCGTGCTTCACGCGGACGCCGGCTTCCCTTGCACGCTGGGCGCGGGCGTATCCGTCGGCCACTCGGCAGTGGTGCACGGCGCCACCGTAGGCGACGGCTGCTTGGTGGGAATGAGCGCGACCATTATGAATGGCGCGGTGATCGGTGAGCAGTCACTCGTGGCCGCCGGTGCGCTGGTGCTCGAAGGCACGCAGGTTCCACCGCGCTCACTGGTTGCCGGCGTCCCGGCCAAAGTCCGCCGCGAACTGAGCGATGAGGAAGTGGCCGGGTTGAAGACCAACGCCGATCACTACCTGGAACTGTCCGCCAAGCACCTTGCGGCGAACGCTTAA
- the purU gene encoding formyltetrahydrofolate deformylase — protein MNQYIVTLSCIDRPGIVHAISGGLLGAGCNITESQQFLSPETGTFFMRIEVETEQSLEQARASLAPIRDQFAMTLKVADAEDRVRTMIMCSKAGHALNDLLFAQRAGTLAIEVPVIVSNHLDLKPMADFYGVDFVHLPVTKENKSQAEAELLKLAEDYDIELVVLARYMQILSDSLCERMEGRVINIHHSFLPSFKGAKPYHQAYARGVKLIGATAHYVTADLDEGPIIDQEVTHVSHTRTAEQLVELGRSVEGRTLTRAVQWHAEHRVMLDGQRTIVFS, from the coding sequence ATGAACCAGTACATCGTCACCCTGTCTTGCATCGACCGCCCGGGCATTGTCCACGCCATTTCGGGAGGTCTTTTGGGTGCCGGTTGCAATATCACCGAGTCCCAGCAGTTCCTCTCCCCCGAGACCGGAACGTTCTTCATGCGCATTGAAGTGGAGACCGAGCAGTCGCTGGAACAGGCACGCGCATCGCTGGCCCCGATCCGCGACCAGTTCGCGATGACGCTGAAGGTAGCCGACGCGGAAGATCGGGTGCGCACCATGATCATGTGTTCCAAAGCCGGGCATGCGCTCAACGACCTGCTCTTCGCCCAGCGCGCGGGCACGTTGGCGATCGAGGTGCCGGTGATCGTCTCCAACCACCTGGATCTCAAGCCGATGGCTGATTTCTACGGCGTGGACTTCGTGCATCTGCCTGTGACCAAGGAGAACAAGTCGCAGGCCGAGGCGGAGTTGCTGAAGCTCGCCGAAGACTACGACATCGAACTGGTGGTGCTCGCCCGCTACATGCAGATCCTCTCGGATTCGCTGTGCGAGCGGATGGAGGGGCGCGTCATCAACATCCACCACTCCTTCCTGCCGTCTTTCAAGGGTGCCAAGCCCTACCACCAGGCCTACGCCCGCGGCGTGAAGCTGATCGGCGCCACCGCGCACTACGTCACCGCCGACCTGGACGAGGGCCCGATCATCGACCAGGAAGTCACCCACGTCTCGCACACCCGCACCGCCGAGCAGCTGGTGGAGCTGGGGCGCAGCGTGGAGGGCCGCACGCTGACCCGCGCCGTGCAGTGGCATGCCGAGCACCGGGTGATGCTCGATGGCCAGCGCACCATCGTCTTCTCGTAA
- a CDS encoding FAD-dependent oxidoreductase, protein MSPVTLYVYSTIVIGAGQAGLSAAYHLAKRGVDFLVLDANPEPGGAWQNRWDSLTLGATHHIHPLPDFPLRDQDSSRPASAVVKEYYGEYERRYDLPVRHSATVTSVQRVDGHFEVHADQLYTARTVINATGTWTNPFWPVYPGHFDGLQVHTNGFISPAQFDGKRVLVVGAGASATQFIVQLREAGIDTLWSTRRAPDWREFTGAEWGLEVERAVNERTRAGLPPKSVVGTTGLLLNEKMRAGIASGALVSRGKIARLESDAVVFTDGSREHIDAILWATGFRHAHRHLRELKLHTAAGGIVMAEDGVSTTMPGIFFVGYGASASTLGATRAGRKAALAATKYLVNAT, encoded by the coding sequence GTGTCCCCGGTTACCTTGTATGTGTACTCGACAATTGTGATCGGCGCGGGGCAGGCTGGCCTGTCCGCTGCCTACCATCTGGCCAAGCGCGGCGTGGACTTCCTGGTGCTCGACGCGAACCCCGAGCCCGGAGGCGCGTGGCAGAACCGCTGGGACTCGCTGACCTTGGGCGCCACCCACCATATCCACCCGTTGCCGGATTTTCCGCTGCGCGATCAGGATTCCTCCCGTCCCGCATCTGCCGTGGTTAAGGAGTACTACGGCGAGTACGAACGGCGGTACGACCTGCCGGTGCGGCACTCGGCCACGGTCACCTCGGTGCAGCGGGTGGATGGCCACTTCGAAGTGCACGCCGATCAGCTCTACACCGCGCGCACCGTTATCAACGCCACCGGCACCTGGACCAACCCGTTCTGGCCGGTGTACCCCGGGCATTTTGACGGCCTGCAGGTGCATACCAACGGGTTCATCTCCCCCGCACAGTTTGACGGGAAGCGGGTGCTGGTGGTCGGGGCCGGGGCCAGTGCCACGCAATTCATCGTGCAATTGCGCGAGGCCGGCATCGACACCCTGTGGTCCACCCGGCGAGCGCCGGATTGGCGGGAGTTCACCGGTGCGGAGTGGGGCCTGGAGGTGGAGCGGGCGGTCAACGAGCGCACCCGCGCCGGGTTGCCGCCCAAGTCGGTAGTGGGCACCACGGGGCTATTGCTGAATGAGAAGATGCGGGCGGGGATCGCTTCCGGGGCGCTGGTTTCGCGTGGGAAGATCGCCCGGCTGGAATCTGATGCCGTGGTTTTCACCGATGGTTCGCGGGAGCACATCGACGCGATCCTCTGGGCTACCGGATTCCGTCATGCTCACCGTCATTTACGTGAGCTGAAACTGCATACCGCAGCCGGTGGCATCGTGATGGCCGAAGACGGGGTGAGCACCACGATGCCCGGGATCTTTTTTGTTGGCTACGGAGCGTCGGCTTCCACGCTGGGGGCCACTAGGGCTGGGCGTAAAGCTGCGTTGGCCGCCACAAAATACCTCGTAAACGCAACGTAG
- a CDS encoding bifunctional methylenetetrahydrofolate dehydrogenase/methenyltetrahydrofolate cyclohydrolase encodes MSARILDGKATAATIKQELAERVAKLKAAGHTTGLGTILVGNDPGSAWYVGGKHKDCAEVGIESIRVDLPEETTQDELLAKVKELNENPDCTGYIVQLPLPKHIDQDVILEAMDPAKDADGLHPMNLGRLVANVNRPMTSPLPCTPLGCVDLLARHDIDLNGKHVLVVGRGVTIGRPVGLLLTRRSINATVTLAHTGTTNLDELLEQADVVIAAAGSAHMIKTAKPGAILLDVGVSRVDGKVTGDIDPALYETASWVSPNPGGVGPMTRAMLLNNVVEAAERNAAK; translated from the coding sequence GTGAGCGCACGCATTCTCGACGGCAAGGCCACCGCGGCCACCATCAAGCAGGAACTGGCCGAACGCGTTGCCAAGCTCAAGGCTGCCGGGCACACCACTGGACTGGGCACCATCCTGGTCGGCAATGACCCGGGCTCCGCCTGGTACGTCGGCGGCAAGCACAAGGACTGCGCCGAGGTGGGCATCGAATCCATCCGCGTGGACCTGCCCGAGGAAACCACCCAGGACGAGCTGCTGGCCAAGGTCAAGGAGCTGAACGAGAACCCTGACTGCACCGGCTACATTGTCCAGCTGCCGCTGCCCAAGCACATCGACCAGGACGTGATCCTGGAAGCCATGGACCCGGCCAAGGACGCCGACGGCCTGCACCCGATGAACCTCGGCCGCCTGGTTGCCAACGTCAACCGCCCGATGACCTCGCCGCTGCCATGCACCCCGCTGGGCTGCGTGGACCTGCTGGCCCGCCACGACATCGACCTGAACGGCAAGCACGTGCTGGTAGTCGGCCGCGGCGTGACCATCGGCCGCCCGGTCGGCCTGCTGCTGACCCGCCGCAGCATCAACGCCACCGTGACCCTGGCGCACACCGGCACCACCAACCTGGACGAGCTGCTGGAGCAGGCCGATGTGGTCATCGCCGCCGCCGGTTCGGCCCACATGATCAAGACCGCCAAGCCCGGAGCGATCCTGCTGGACGTGGGCGTCTCCCGCGTGGACGGCAAGGTCACCGGAGATATCGATCCAGCGCTGTACGAGACCGCCAGCTGGGTTTCGCCCAACCCGGGCGGCGTGGGCCCGATGACCCGCGCAATGCTGCTGAACAACGTGGTCGAAGCCGCGGAGCGCAACGCCGCGAAGTAG
- a CDS encoding VOC family protein, whose translation MIGTWQAMVIDCEDPDALAGFYEQLLGMVRIDNEPDWVSIGDAPDHPALAFQAVSPYVAPQWPGHVHPQQAHIDVKVADLDLAEEQVLHLGARATGEGTKTFRVYLDPQDHPFCLVSW comes from the coding sequence ATGATTGGCACATGGCAGGCCATGGTCATCGACTGCGAGGACCCCGATGCACTGGCCGGATTCTATGAACAGCTCCTCGGAATGGTGCGCATCGACAACGAGCCCGACTGGGTCTCCATTGGCGATGCCCCGGATCATCCTGCGCTCGCCTTCCAGGCGGTCAGCCCCTATGTGGCGCCGCAATGGCCGGGGCATGTGCACCCACAGCAGGCGCATATCGACGTGAAGGTCGCCGACCTGGACCTGGCAGAAGAGCAGGTGCTGCACCTGGGCGCCCGCGCCACCGGCGAAGGCACCAAGACCTTCAGGGTGTACCTGGATCCGCAGGACCACCCGTTCTGCCTGGTGAGCTGGTAG
- a CDS encoding response regulator, translating into MKVLIVDDHATVRMGIRLVLQAADDLEVVGEAADGRSAISMARALSPDVILMDLRMPVLDGIEATKALHEKYRVVVLTTFDDDEYLFGALQAGAHGFLLKSAEPQAIILGVQAAARGESVLDPQVTDRILARALAVPEAAALPELTGREQEVLQGIGEGLSNPQLAQRLGIGQSTVKTHVSQVLAKLGVSTRLQAARIAYGATSSPGRTGGPADPGTP; encoded by the coding sequence ATGAAAGTGCTGATCGTCGATGACCATGCCACCGTCCGCATGGGCATCCGGCTGGTGCTGCAGGCGGCCGATGACCTGGAGGTCGTCGGCGAGGCGGCGGACGGGCGCTCGGCCATTTCCATGGCCCGGGCCCTGTCCCCCGACGTGATCCTGATGGACCTGCGCATGCCGGTGCTCGATGGCATCGAGGCCACCAAGGCGCTGCACGAGAAGTACCGGGTCGTGGTGCTCACGACCTTCGATGATGACGAATACCTGTTCGGCGCGTTGCAGGCCGGCGCGCACGGGTTCTTGCTCAAGAGTGCCGAGCCGCAGGCGATCATCCTGGGCGTGCAGGCCGCCGCGCGCGGCGAATCGGTGCTGGATCCGCAGGTGACCGACCGGATCCTGGCCCGCGCGCTGGCGGTGCCCGAGGCCGCTGCGCTGCCGGAGCTGACCGGCCGGGAACAAGAGGTGCTGCAAGGCATTGGCGAGGGGCTGAGCAACCCGCAGCTGGCGCAGCGTCTGGGCATCGGGCAGAGCACCGTGAAGACGCATGTCTCCCAGGTGCTGGCCAAGCTCGGGGTGTCAACCAGGCTGCAGGCGGCGAGGATCGCCTACGGGGCTACCAGCTCACCAGGCAGAACGGGTGGTCCTGCGGATCCAGGTACACCCTGA
- a CDS encoding sensor histidine kinase → MNFIRRMGSGDKEPEVVGTYLVLTVILHLSGLSNPPWVAIGGYEWIVLLLLGLAAVLVRRRFLLASTLIMLLCGAGLLAVGSIGGYFLLFECVFGLFLLGSSRLRTVTFALLCLVAIVLGIAAWLGSGDPQQLVLSLFMAGFILFTPMLWAQNVRNAKDLATAEAQRVQAVQSAAAAREDQLVAEHEFSRVQERTALAREMHDVLSARFSSIALLSGALLPSAPETVRAPLQSIRDESVSGLEDMAGMVRMLHSGGPALQARIEDLPELVAGFGSPVRWEYRVADPRRFSPAVHTAAHRTVAELLVNHAKHAPGTDLELSVIQDRNLSITARNPLGQDAASSPGAGTGLENIKTRVAALGGHVEVRNGKDFAVHVEFPESPETAEEE, encoded by the coding sequence ATGAACTTCATTCGGCGGATGGGCAGCGGCGACAAGGAGCCCGAGGTCGTCGGCACCTATCTGGTGCTGACCGTGATCCTGCACCTGTCCGGGTTGTCCAATCCCCCGTGGGTCGCGATCGGCGGCTACGAGTGGATTGTGCTGCTGCTGCTCGGCCTGGCCGCCGTGCTGGTGCGCCGCCGGTTCCTGCTCGCCAGCACGCTGATCATGCTGCTGTGCGGTGCAGGCCTGCTGGCGGTGGGCAGCATCGGCGGGTATTTCCTGCTCTTCGAGTGCGTCTTCGGCCTGTTCCTGCTCGGCTCATCGAGGCTCCGGACGGTGACCTTCGCGCTGCTGTGCCTGGTCGCCATCGTGCTGGGCATCGCCGCCTGGCTGGGCAGCGGTGATCCGCAACAGCTGGTGCTGAGCCTGTTCATGGCCGGCTTCATCCTGTTCACCCCGATGCTCTGGGCGCAGAATGTGCGCAACGCCAAGGACCTGGCCACCGCGGAGGCTCAGCGGGTGCAGGCGGTGCAGTCCGCGGCGGCGGCCCGCGAGGACCAGCTGGTCGCGGAACACGAGTTCTCGCGGGTCCAAGAGCGCACCGCGTTGGCCAGGGAGATGCATGATGTGCTGTCGGCCAGGTTCTCGTCGATCGCCCTGCTGTCCGGCGCGTTGCTGCCCTCGGCGCCGGAAACGGTGCGCGCCCCGCTGCAGAGCATCCGCGACGAGTCGGTGTCCGGGCTGGAGGACATGGCCGGCATGGTGCGGATGCTGCATTCCGGCGGGCCGGCGCTGCAGGCGCGGATCGAGGACCTGCCCGAGCTGGTCGCAGGGTTCGGCAGCCCGGTGCGCTGGGAGTACCGGGTGGCGGATCCGCGGCGCTTCTCGCCGGCGGTGCATACCGCTGCGCACCGCACGGTCGCCGAGCTGCTGGTCAACCATGCCAAGCATGCCCCGGGCACCGATTTGGAACTGAGCGTCATCCAGGACCGGAATCTGTCCATCACCGCGCGCAACCCGCTGGGGCAGGATGCCGCCTCGTCCCCGGGTGCCGGGACCGGGCTGGAGAACATCAAGACCCGTGTCGCCGCGCTGGGCGGGCACGTCGAGGTGCGCAACGGCAAGGATTTCGCGGTGCACGTCGAATTCCCTGAATCACCCGAGACCGCGGAGGAAGAATGA
- a CDS encoding GAP family protein, with amino-acid sequence MQTTGRYRIAARHGRVETMDIITSNPELSLVILALIDSTSIGTLVIPLWLLLRGRREAIGKVLAYLMVIAGFYWVIGVLLRSGLLLIDPSIFEHRFFRLAGMAIGALMIIWALSYRTDAQKAASARKKAAAHSGGVHSRGGSAAHAPEATEATDQVPKRLRGRLGTALDTRTGLVALALVAGLLELPTMLPYLAAVGVMQGAGWGTSVQLLALIGYCLVMIVPALALVGARALAGPRIEAWMQKLGAKAAVYAQETLGWVVGIAGYLLIRASLSGQDLHSLFG; translated from the coding sequence GTGCAGACCACTGGCCGATACCGCATTGCGGCAAGGCACGGAAGAGTGGAAACCATGGATATCATCACGAGCAATCCCGAACTTTCCCTGGTCATCCTGGCGCTAATCGACTCGACCAGCATCGGCACCCTGGTCATCCCGCTGTGGCTGCTGCTGCGCGGACGCCGCGAGGCCATCGGCAAGGTGCTGGCCTACCTCATGGTCATCGCTGGCTTCTACTGGGTCATCGGGGTGCTGCTGCGCAGCGGGCTGCTGCTCATCGACCCGAGCATCTTCGAGCACCGGTTCTTCCGGCTGGCGGGCATGGCGATTGGCGCGCTGATGATCATCTGGGCGCTGTCCTACCGCACCGACGCGCAGAAGGCGGCCAGCGCGCGGAAGAAAGCCGCCGCGCATAGCGGCGGGGTGCATAGCCGCGGGGGATCCGCAGCCCACGCCCCAGAAGCAACGGAGGCCACCGATCAGGTGCCGAAGCGGCTGCGCGGACGCCTGGGCACCGCACTGGATACGCGCACCGGGCTGGTGGCGCTGGCGCTGGTCGCTGGACTGCTGGAACTGCCCACCATGCTTCCCTACCTGGCGGCCGTCGGGGTGATGCAGGGCGCCGGCTGGGGCACCAGCGTGCAGCTGCTCGCGCTCATCGGCTACTGCCTGGTGATGATCGTGCCCGCCCTGGCGCTGGTGGGCGCGCGTGCGCTGGCCGGGCCGCGCATCGAAGCCTGGATGCAGAAGCTGGGGGCTAAGGCCGCGGTCTACGCGCAGGAAACCCTCGGCTGGGTGGTGGGCATCGCCGGCTACCTGCTGATTCGCGCGAGCCTTTCCGGGCAGGACCTGCACAGCCTGTTCGGCTAG
- a CDS encoding exodeoxyribonuclease III, whose amino-acid sequence MVIPTSVEILSKDAGALRVASVNVNGIRAAYKRNMADWIAARDVDILCLQEVRAPDKILRELIGEGWHILHAEAKDKGRAGVAVLSRTEPVAVREHIGEDYFAESGRWVEADFEVNGEIFTVVSAYVHSGELGTQKQEDKYRFLQRMNVRLVELKNEKDHVLVVGDLNVVHTQKDIKNWKPNHNKRAGVMDEEIAYFDGFFGPEIGYKDVARELAGDVQGPYTWWSFRGQAFDNDAGWRIDYHMATPALAGKAIKSHVDRASAYDLRFSDHAPLVVDYQF is encoded by the coding sequence ATGGTGATACCTACCAGTGTGGAAATTCTCAGCAAAGACGCCGGCGCGCTGCGCGTCGCGTCGGTCAACGTCAACGGCATTCGCGCCGCCTACAAGCGCAATATGGCCGACTGGATTGCCGCCCGCGACGTGGACATCCTGTGCCTGCAGGAAGTGCGCGCACCGGACAAGATCCTGCGCGAGCTGATCGGCGAGGGTTGGCATATTCTGCACGCCGAAGCCAAGGACAAGGGCCGCGCCGGGGTCGCAGTGCTCTCGCGCACCGAGCCGGTCGCCGTGCGCGAGCACATCGGCGAGGACTACTTCGCCGAATCCGGCCGCTGGGTGGAGGCCGACTTCGAGGTCAACGGCGAGATCTTCACCGTGGTCTCCGCCTACGTCCACTCCGGCGAGCTGGGCACGCAGAAGCAGGAGGACAAGTACCGCTTCCTGCAGCGCATGAACGTGCGCCTGGTGGAGCTGAAGAACGAGAAGGACCACGTTTTGGTGGTGGGCGATCTGAACGTCGTGCACACGCAGAAGGACATCAAGAACTGGAAGCCGAACCACAATAAGCGCGCCGGCGTGATGGACGAGGAAATCGCCTACTTCGATGGCTTCTTCGGCCCGGAAATCGGCTACAAGGATGTGGCGCGCGAACTGGCCGGCGACGTGCAGGGACCGTACACCTGGTGGTCCTTCCGCGGCCAGGCCTTCGACAACGACGCCGGTTGGCGCATCGACTACCACATGGCCACCCCGGCGCTGGCCGGCAAGGCCATCAAGTCCCACGTGGACCGCGCCTCGGCCTACGATTTGCGCTTCTCCGACCATGCACCGCTGGTCGTCGACTACCAGTTCTAA
- the trpS gene encoding tryptophan--tRNA ligase, protein MTKPRVLSGMQPSGDSLHLGNYLGALVNWVKTQDDHDAFFFIPDMHAITVTQDPAELRARTRKTAAQFIAGGIDLDKSTLFVQSQVPEHAQLAWVLNCITGFGEASRMTQFKDKSSKGGADAASVGLFTYPILMAADILLYQPQGVPVGDDQRQHVELARDLAKRFNHRFGETFTVPEAFIPKEGARIYDLQNPTSKMSKSAESPAGLINVLDEPKLIAKRIKSAVTDAGSVVAYDKAEKPGVSNLLDILAAVTGKHVPQLVQEFEGKMYGHLKVAVADAVVERLAPIRTRTLELLDDPAELDRLLLAGAAKAREVASKTVSDVYQKVGFLPPLGI, encoded by the coding sequence ATGACTAAGCCCCGCGTTCTCTCGGGCATGCAGCCTTCGGGCGACTCCCTGCACCTGGGCAACTACCTGGGCGCACTGGTCAACTGGGTCAAGACCCAAGACGACCACGACGCCTTCTTCTTCATCCCGGACATGCACGCGATCACCGTGACCCAGGATCCGGCCGAGTTGCGCGCCCGCACCCGCAAGACCGCCGCGCAGTTCATTGCCGGCGGCATCGACCTGGACAAGTCCACCCTGTTCGTCCAGTCGCAGGTGCCCGAGCATGCCCAGCTGGCCTGGGTGCTGAACTGCATCACCGGCTTCGGCGAAGCCAGCCGCATGACCCAGTTCAAGGACAAGTCCTCCAAGGGCGGCGCGGATGCCGCCAGCGTCGGGCTGTTCACCTACCCGATCCTGATGGCCGCCGACATCCTGCTCTACCAGCCGCAGGGCGTGCCGGTGGGCGATGACCAGCGCCAGCACGTGGAGCTGGCCCGCGATCTGGCCAAGCGCTTCAACCACCGTTTCGGCGAGACCTTCACCGTGCCCGAGGCGTTCATCCCGAAGGAGGGCGCACGCATCTACGACCTGCAGAACCCGACCTCGAAGATGTCCAAGTCCGCCGAGTCCCCGGCAGGCCTGATCAACGTGCTCGACGAGCCGAAGCTGATCGCCAAGCGCATCAAGTCCGCGGTGACCGACGCCGGCTCCGTGGTGGCCTACGACAAGGCCGAGAAGCCAGGGGTCTCGAACCTGCTGGACATCCTGGCCGCGGTCACCGGCAAGCATGTGCCCCAGCTGGTCCAAGAGTTCGAGGGCAAGATGTACGGCCACCTGAAGGTGGCCGTCGCCGACGCCGTCGTGGAGCGCCTGGCCCCGATCCGCACCCGCACCCTGGAGCTGCTGGATGACCCGGCGGAGCTGGACCGGTTGCTGCTGGCCGGTGCCGCCAAGGCCCGCGAAGTCGCTTCCAAGACCGTCTCCGATGTCTACCAGAAGGTCGGCTTCCTGCCGCCGCTGGGAATCTAG
- a CDS encoding 2'-5' RNA ligase family protein — MVFEYTLGVVIPVPQPHRETLRAWREEYGGEATAPIAPHITLVSGSYLNSWEKAAAQVRRVAAAVKPFDIELGAAQTFRPASDVVFLPLDAGADECWALHRALLGDALRHESAFAYHPHLTIAQNVPAEQLDAAQAALAGTRLSFTADRIQLFDTRGGEWNFSEDIELGS, encoded by the coding sequence ATGGTCTTCGAGTACACCCTGGGCGTAGTGATCCCGGTGCCGCAGCCGCACCGGGAGACGCTGCGCGCGTGGCGCGAGGAATACGGGGGAGAGGCCACCGCGCCAATCGCCCCGCATATCACCCTGGTATCCGGGTCCTACCTGAATTCCTGGGAGAAGGCGGCCGCGCAGGTGCGCCGGGTGGCCGCCGCGGTAAAGCCCTTCGACATCGAGCTGGGTGCGGCGCAGACCTTCCGGCCGGCCAGCGACGTCGTGTTCCTTCCGCTGGATGCCGGCGCGGACGAGTGCTGGGCGCTGCACCGGGCGCTGCTGGGCGACGCGCTGAGGCACGAATCGGCCTTCGCCTACCATCCGCACCTGACCATCGCGCAGAACGTGCCGGCGGAGCAATTGGACGCCGCGCAGGCAGCACTGGCCGGGACGCGGCTGTCCTTCACCGCCGATCGCATCCAGCTGTTCGATACCCGTGGCGGGGAGTGGAACTTCAGCGAGGACATCGAACTCGGTTCCTAG